Proteins encoded together in one Terriglobus saanensis SP1PR4 window:
- a CDS encoding GW dipeptide domain-containing protein, whose protein sequence is MPILRQENERQTGKGLQARLLKTLLPLLLFSVLLLNGCSRFKAALPGKYVYVTAKSGFLRDRIAAVSNRTANVTNGQRLKVLETNRRFYKVQTDANEVGWIDERTVATQQVADEFEALKKDHAADVPVATATVRDDVYLHSAPGRDTDRFYRLDEGEKLKLLARASTVKPLPPGVTPQKAAADAANAAPKKKGAPAVSLPDAPYVPPMEDWWLVRDSKGNTGWMLSRMMDTEVPDSVSRYAEGQRIVAAYVLTIIQDPEMEGPVKDVPIYVTAMSPYKAGLPYDFDQLRVFTWNLKKHRYETAQRDRNIAGYLPIKLKTDPGGLNGRQVVGPAPAFTYTVLAAGASLPVADKATGLFKPSQLVSKTYRLEGNITRRVLAPGATAPAEFRLVAEEKKEKKGAKKKR, encoded by the coding sequence TTGCCTATTTTGCGTCAGGAAAACGAACGGCAAACAGGGAAGGGGCTTCAAGCGCGCTTGCTGAAGACGCTGTTACCCCTGCTGTTGTTCTCTGTGTTGCTGCTGAATGGGTGTTCCCGTTTCAAAGCTGCTCTTCCCGGCAAGTATGTGTATGTAACGGCGAAGAGTGGCTTTCTGCGCGACCGCATCGCGGCTGTTTCCAACCGTACCGCCAACGTGACCAATGGCCAGCGACTGAAGGTCCTGGAAACTAACCGGCGCTTCTACAAGGTACAGACGGACGCCAACGAAGTCGGCTGGATCGACGAGCGCACCGTCGCGACGCAGCAGGTGGCGGACGAGTTCGAGGCCCTGAAGAAAGACCATGCCGCGGATGTTCCCGTGGCGACGGCGACAGTGCGCGACGATGTCTATCTGCACTCTGCTCCGGGGCGCGATACGGACCGCTTCTATCGTCTCGATGAGGGCGAGAAGCTGAAGCTGCTGGCACGTGCGAGTACCGTGAAGCCGCTACCACCAGGGGTTACACCGCAGAAGGCCGCCGCCGATGCGGCGAACGCAGCGCCAAAGAAGAAAGGTGCGCCAGCGGTCTCTCTCCCCGACGCGCCCTATGTTCCGCCGATGGAAGACTGGTGGCTCGTCCGGGACTCCAAGGGCAACACGGGATGGATGCTCTCGCGCATGATGGATACGGAGGTTCCCGACTCCGTTTCACGGTATGCGGAAGGCCAGCGCATCGTGGCGGCCTATGTTTTGACCATCATCCAGGACCCCGAGATGGAAGGTCCCGTGAAGGACGTTCCCATCTACGTGACCGCAATGAGCCCGTACAAGGCGGGTCTGCCGTATGACTTCGATCAGTTGCGCGTTTTTACGTGGAACCTCAAGAAGCATCGCTATGAAACGGCGCAGCGTGACCGCAATATCGCGGGCTACCTGCCGATCAAGTTGAAGACCGATCCCGGTGGACTGAATGGGCGGCAGGTTGTTGGACCCGCTCCGGCGTTTACTTACACCGTGCTGGCTGCGGGCGCCTCTTTGCCTGTCGCAGATAAGGCGACGGGACTCTTCAAGCCTTCGCAGTTAGTGTCGAAGACCTACCGGCTCGAAGGAAACATCACGCGTCGTGTTCTTGCGCCGGGGGCAACGGCCCCTGCGGAGTTTCGACTGGTAGCGGAAGAGAAGAAAGAAAAGAAGGGCGCGAAGAAGAAGCGCTAG
- the pyk gene encoding pyruvate kinase: protein MTATDGVGFLGRSGRSAKIVATLGPACSTEEVFTQLVRAGLDVARLNFSHGSHEQKAELIAMVRKVSASEGKAICILADLQGPKIRTGKLVDHKAVLLHAGELLTITPEEILGTAQRVGTTFKTLAENLEPGSTILLSDGLIELKVVTIQGGDVTCEIVNGGMLGENKGINLPGIPVKVPSLTEKDEEDLVFCIGQKVDAVAVSFVRTAADVRHTKERVAALGSTAWVVAKLEKPQAIENLEEILEATDGLMVARGDLGVEVPPEKVPAIQKHIIRRAAVYRKPVITATQMLESMIENPRPTRAEASDVANAVYDGTDAVMLSAETAAGKYPVQSVAMMAKIIVETETQIAMEPMGHRHGLGHGIGHAARARLSVAETICECMAHSADDLDLGAIAIFTESGATARLLSKYRPNARVFALCPDVEAIGRMVLLWGVTPILCRRYDETDKLVNMAEDILEAAGHVKKGEILGIVAGTATRTGATNFMRLHKVGDR from the coding sequence ATGACTGCGACAGATGGTGTTGGTTTTTTGGGTAGAAGTGGTCGTAGCGCAAAGATCGTTGCGACGCTAGGACCGGCGTGTTCTACAGAAGAGGTCTTTACGCAGTTGGTACGTGCCGGGTTGGACGTGGCGCGTCTGAACTTTTCGCACGGTAGCCACGAGCAGAAGGCTGAGCTGATTGCGATGGTGCGCAAGGTTTCGGCCAGCGAAGGCAAGGCAATCTGCATCCTCGCCGATCTGCAGGGACCGAAGATCCGTACGGGCAAGCTGGTGGACCACAAGGCCGTCTTGTTGCACGCGGGCGAGCTTTTGACCATCACTCCGGAAGAGATTCTGGGCACAGCCCAGCGCGTCGGAACAACCTTCAAGACGCTGGCGGAGAACCTGGAGCCCGGCTCCACGATTCTGCTCTCCGACGGCCTGATTGAGTTGAAGGTGGTCACGATCCAGGGCGGCGACGTGACCTGCGAGATCGTCAACGGTGGCATGCTGGGTGAGAACAAGGGCATCAACCTGCCGGGTATTCCGGTCAAAGTGCCTTCTCTCACCGAGAAGGACGAAGAAGATCTCGTCTTCTGCATCGGGCAGAAGGTGGATGCGGTCGCGGTGTCGTTCGTCCGGACGGCTGCGGACGTTCGCCACACCAAGGAGCGCGTTGCCGCCCTCGGTTCGACCGCATGGGTGGTCGCGAAGCTCGAAAAGCCGCAGGCCATTGAGAATCTTGAAGAGATCCTGGAAGCGACGGACGGTCTGATGGTTGCGCGTGGCGATCTTGGCGTAGAAGTTCCGCCCGAGAAGGTGCCCGCGATTCAGAAGCACATCATCCGCCGCGCCGCGGTGTATCGCAAGCCGGTCATTACGGCGACGCAGATGCTCGAAAGCATGATCGAGAATCCCCGTCCTACGCGCGCCGAGGCAAGCGATGTGGCCAACGCCGTCTATGACGGCACAGACGCCGTCATGCTGAGCGCGGAGACTGCCGCAGGCAAGTATCCTGTGCAGTCCGTCGCCATGATGGCGAAGATCATCGTGGAGACCGAGACGCAGATCGCCATGGAGCCCATGGGCCACCGGCACGGTCTGGGCCACGGCATCGGACACGCTGCACGCGCACGCCTGAGCGTTGCAGAGACGATCTGCGAGTGCATGGCGCATTCGGCGGACGATCTGGACCTGGGCGCGATTGCTATCTTTACGGAGAGTGGCGCAACGGCGCGTCTGCTTTCGAAGTATCGTCCGAATGCGCGCGTCTTTGCGCTCTGTCCAGATGTGGAAGCGATCGGACGCATGGTGCTCTTGTGGGGTGTGACGCCGATTCTCTGCCGCCGCTATGACGAGACGGACAAACTGGTGAACATGGCCGAGGATATTTTGGAAGCCGCAGGGCATGTGAAGAAGGGCGAGATCCTGGGCATCGTGGCCGGTACGGCGACGCGTACAGGAGCGACCAACTTCATGCGTCTGCATAAGGTCGGAGACCGCTAG
- a CDS encoding YihY/virulence factor BrkB family protein, whose product MEAIKVQRDDDRGVLAMPGRIAGHGLRWTEHVRRAYWNSFQNGCGTTAKAVAYSAVFAVFPALLVAAACINLLPDVAPLRSELAIFFDRVLPANVAPLLQEFFTGGDHRAPQSIRVLIGAGIVGFSGAAGVIATLMEGFRRTYDLPLNAWTQWQRRGRAYLLVPISLIPLSIASVLVVFGHLITLMVMEWKQPQVQSLFYVTANIVRWTVALSATASVIAMIYRFGTSKELGWHEVFPGAAFATITWFLTTVGFGWYVTRFADYSQVYGSLGTGIVLMVWMFLTALSVLCGAELNAELSRRPSQDGH is encoded by the coding sequence GTGGAAGCCATAAAAGTTCAACGCGACGATGACCGCGGCGTTCTGGCTATGCCAGGACGCATCGCGGGGCATGGTCTGCGATGGACGGAGCACGTCCGCCGGGCCTACTGGAACTCCTTCCAGAACGGATGCGGCACGACGGCGAAGGCCGTTGCTTATTCTGCTGTTTTTGCCGTGTTTCCGGCACTTCTGGTAGCTGCCGCCTGCATCAACCTTCTGCCTGATGTCGCTCCGTTGCGTTCGGAGCTGGCGATCTTCTTCGACCGGGTTCTGCCAGCGAATGTGGCGCCGTTGCTGCAGGAGTTCTTTACAGGCGGCGATCACCGAGCGCCGCAGTCGATCCGGGTGCTGATTGGTGCGGGCATCGTCGGATTTTCCGGTGCGGCGGGCGTCATCGCTACATTGATGGAAGGCTTCCGGCGCACCTACGACCTACCACTCAACGCGTGGACGCAGTGGCAGAGGCGCGGTCGAGCCTATCTGCTGGTGCCGATTTCGCTGATTCCGCTCTCCATCGCGAGCGTTCTGGTGGTCTTTGGCCACCTGATCACCCTGATGGTGATGGAGTGGAAGCAGCCGCAGGTACAGTCGTTGTTCTATGTGACGGCAAATATTGTGCGCTGGACGGTGGCCCTGTCCGCGACCGCATCGGTGATCGCGATGATTTACCGATTTGGAACTTCAAAGGAACTCGGTTGGCACGAGGTCTTTCCAGGTGCGGCGTTTGCCACCATCACCTGGTTCCTTACGACGGTGGGCTTTGGCTGGTATGTGACCCGCTTTGCGGATTACTCGCAGGTCTACGGTTCACTGGGAACGGGTATCGTCCTGATGGTCTGGATGTTCCTCACGGCGCTCAGTGTTTTATGCGGAGCGGAGCTTAATGCGGAGCTCTCCCGGCGTCCCTCGCAGGACGGACACTGA
- a CDS encoding thioredoxin family protein: protein MRKAFAFALSFVFLSAFGVSGHAQVAPPVKRTPVVAIPHNHIYDEKADPKALIAAAFQKARAEHKRVILDFGGDWCGDCQVLYYYFHKSPNVEVLNANFVLVPVWVGHIDTNLDLAAKYGVPLKHGVPALAVVDARGKVLYAQSQGEFSDMRYMDEKYATDFLNQWKP from the coding sequence ATGCGTAAAGCATTCGCTTTTGCACTTTCGTTTGTTTTTCTCTCTGCTTTCGGCGTGTCCGGCCATGCTCAAGTGGCTCCGCCGGTAAAGCGCACGCCCGTTGTAGCGATCCCCCACAACCACATCTATGACGAGAAGGCCGACCCAAAGGCACTCATCGCTGCCGCCTTCCAAAAAGCCAGGGCCGAGCATAAGCGCGTCATCCTGGACTTCGGTGGAGACTGGTGCGGCGACTGCCAGGTGCTGTACTACTACTTTCATAAGAGCCCGAACGTTGAGGTTCTGAACGCAAATTTTGTCCTCGTTCCTGTGTGGGTTGGGCATATCGATACCAATCTGGATCTTGCCGCGAAATATGGTGTCCCCTTGAAGCATGGCGTGCCAGCACTGGCCGTCGTCGACGCCAGGGGGAAGGTTCTGTACGCGCAATCCCAGGGTGAGTTCAGCGATATGCGCTATATGGATGAAAAATACGCCACGGACTTTCTGAATCAGTGGAAGCCATAA
- a CDS encoding segregation and condensation protein A, translating into MSEVELQNEEPQAEQQQPEVETLVLEHPPTPPAPKPPVVKEAKPTREEQSQSPFNITVGLVYDGPLDLLLDLIRKQDIDIYDIPIARITAQFLSYCDQLKQTDVDSAGEFIYTASLLIHIKSKMLLPREASLIAAGDMEDPRRELVERLLEHERFKAAAQMLMQKQQIEEATWTNPGIGEFREVASSDREIAADTDDLVRVFQEILQRLKERPILNVNEDTVTVSQMIDYCKRRLVLEDRPISLRKLLANTHSQQALICMFLAMLELVRLQAILLRQTQVTGEILIKKADNFDDVIANQAAMARDDWR; encoded by the coding sequence ATGTCTGAAGTCGAACTCCAGAACGAAGAGCCGCAAGCTGAGCAACAGCAGCCCGAGGTAGAGACGCTTGTCCTTGAGCATCCTCCGACGCCTCCTGCGCCCAAGCCTCCTGTCGTCAAGGAGGCCAAGCCCACGCGCGAGGAGCAGTCGCAGTCTCCGTTCAACATCACCGTCGGCCTCGTCTATGACGGCCCGCTCGACCTCCTGCTGGATCTCATCCGCAAGCAGGACATCGATATCTATGACATCCCCATTGCGCGCATTACCGCGCAGTTCCTGAGTTACTGCGACCAGCTCAAGCAGACGGACGTCGACTCGGCAGGCGAGTTCATCTACACCGCTTCGCTGCTGATCCACATCAAGAGCAAAATGCTCCTTCCGCGCGAAGCCTCACTCATCGCCGCTGGGGACATGGAAGATCCGCGCCGCGAACTCGTCGAGCGCCTGCTGGAGCACGAGCGCTTCAAGGCCGCCGCGCAGATGCTCATGCAGAAGCAGCAGATCGAAGAAGCCACCTGGACGAATCCCGGCATCGGAGAATTCCGCGAAGTCGCTAGCTCGGACCGCGAGATCGCCGCAGATACGGACGACCTCGTCCGCGTCTTCCAGGAGATTCTGCAGCGCCTCAAAGAGCGCCCCATCCTCAATGTCAATGAGGACACCGTCACCGTCTCGCAGATGATCGACTACTGCAAGCGCCGTCTGGTGTTGGAAGATCGTCCCATCTCCCTCCGGAAGTTGCTCGCCAATACTCACTCGCAGCAGGCCCTGATATGTATGTTCCTGGCGATGCTCGAACTTGTGCGTCTCCAGGCGATCCTTCTGCGGCAAACCCAGGTTACCGGCGAGATTTTGATCAAAAAGGCAGACAACTTCGACGATGTCATCGCAAATCAGGCCGCCATGGCCCGAGACGATTGGCGCTAG
- the trpS gene encoding tryptophan--tRNA ligase has protein sequence MSDPNPRKRVLSGMRPTGRLHLGNYMGALYNWVRLQDEYECYFFIADIHALTTDYADPGDLSDKSFQVAVDFLSAGLDPEKCVIFRQSAVPAHSELHTLLSMITPLGWLERVPTYKDQQEQLREKDLNTYGFLGYPLLQSADILLYQPDFVPVGQDQVAHVELTREVARRFNQLYSSAETPEVAAAKSDKEKIKAEVGDNAIEAEILPEPKVLLTPSPKLPGLDGRKMSKSYGNTIMLSDAPDDIRKKLKTMVTDSARVRRTDPGNPDVCPVGDLHKVFSNKEKIEKVYAGCTTASIGCIECKGWCADSIIEEIEPIRIRRAELEANPERVYQILADGAERARARAAETMQQVRSVIGLG, from the coding sequence ATGAGTGACCCAAACCCCCGCAAACGTGTTCTCTCCGGCATGCGCCCCACGGGCCGCCTCCACCTCGGCAACTACATGGGAGCCCTCTACAACTGGGTCCGCCTGCAGGACGAGTACGAGTGCTACTTCTTCATCGCAGACATCCACGCTCTCACCACCGACTACGCCGACCCCGGCGATCTGTCGGACAAATCCTTTCAGGTGGCCGTAGATTTTCTCTCTGCCGGTCTCGATCCTGAAAAGTGTGTCATCTTTCGCCAGAGCGCAGTCCCTGCACACTCGGAGCTCCACACGCTGCTGAGCATGATCACGCCCCTCGGCTGGCTGGAACGTGTGCCGACCTACAAGGATCAGCAGGAACAGCTCCGCGAAAAGGATCTCAACACCTACGGCTTCCTTGGTTATCCGCTGCTGCAGTCTGCGGACATTTTGCTCTATCAGCCGGATTTCGTTCCCGTAGGGCAGGATCAGGTTGCCCACGTGGAACTGACGCGCGAGGTAGCACGCCGCTTCAACCAGCTTTATTCGTCAGCGGAAACGCCAGAAGTGGCTGCCGCGAAATCGGATAAGGAGAAGATCAAGGCCGAAGTGGGCGACAACGCCATTGAAGCCGAAATTCTTCCCGAACCGAAGGTTCTTCTCACGCCGAGCCCAAAGCTCCCCGGTCTCGACGGTCGCAAGATGTCCAAGAGCTATGGCAACACCATCATGCTCTCGGATGCTCCAGACGACATCCGTAAAAAACTCAAGACCATGGTGACGGATTCTGCCCGGGTTCGCCGCACTGACCCCGGCAACCCCGATGTTTGTCCGGTTGGTGACCTGCATAAGGTCTTCTCCAACAAGGAAAAGATTGAAAAGGTCTACGCTGGCTGCACCACCGCTTCGATCGGTTGCATCGAGTGCAAAGGCTGGTGCGCCGACTCGATCATCGAGGAAATCGAGCCCATCCGCATTCGCCGCGCCGAACTCGAAGCCAATCCGGAGCGCGTCTACCAGATCCTTGCAGATGGAGCGGAACGCGCCCGCGCGCGTGCCGCGGAAACCATGCAGCAGGTTCGGAGCGTCATAGGGCTGGGGTAA
- a CDS encoding site-2 protease family protein translates to MHQDVAIILFEFAALIFAFCIHEASHAWMASRLGDQTARMLGRVTLNPMKHLDPLGSVIIPLISAFYHAPLIGWAKPTPVTPRNFKNYRRDDILVTIAGPLSNLLVAVACLLLLIILNHTGAKVSVANAAGMVLGFSEASMVGSSILFPIILLLYASLLVNLSLFAFNLIPIPPLDGSRVLTHFLSPRLQDLYNKVGMFSLLILMLVGGRLMGFVFVPMLLFFNRILFSI, encoded by the coding sequence ATGCATCAAGACGTAGCCATCATCCTCTTCGAATTCGCCGCCCTGATCTTCGCCTTCTGCATTCACGAGGCCTCCCATGCCTGGATGGCCTCGCGCCTCGGCGATCAGACTGCGCGCATGCTCGGCCGTGTCACGCTCAATCCCATGAAGCATCTGGATCCTCTCGGATCCGTCATCATTCCGCTGATCAGCGCTTTTTACCACGCACCGCTGATCGGCTGGGCCAAGCCAACGCCCGTCACACCGCGTAACTTCAAAAACTACAGACGCGATGACATCCTCGTCACCATCGCGGGACCGCTTTCCAATCTGCTTGTGGCCGTTGCCTGCCTGCTTCTGTTGATCATCCTCAATCACACGGGAGCAAAGGTCTCCGTGGCGAACGCTGCAGGCATGGTCCTCGGCTTCTCCGAGGCCTCCATGGTCGGAAGCTCGATTCTCTTCCCAATCATCCTGCTCCTCTATGCCAGCCTTCTGGTGAACCTCTCCCTCTTTGCCTTTAATCTCATTCCCATCCCTCCGCTTGACGGCTCGCGCGTGCTGACGCACTTTCTCTCGCCGCGCCTGCAGGACCTCTACAACAAGGTGGGCATGTTTTCGCTGCTCATCCTGATGCTTGTAGGTGGCCGATTGATGGGCTTCGTCTTCGTACCGATGCTGCTCTTCTTCAACCGCATCCTCTTCTCGATCTAG
- a CDS encoding SIMPL domain-containing protein yields MRILSTIALFAVTATLSAQAIQVNKDNRTIAITATDTAFAMADQAVVQIGYQDYGTDEQSAYAAGSQRSNAIIAALDKAHIPKDDVESEDQQLQPLSEYDIKNLKAEQKNYRFRITQSWSVKTSPEEAARILDLAVKAGANSSGSIGWQMKDTSQLEASAAEKAIAHAQRIAAQMAHGLNIHLGPLVYASNQIQEVVRTVPMMMSAMGRSMKVSEPLAIRSRKVSQSATVYAVFAIE; encoded by the coding sequence ATGCGTATCCTCAGCACCATCGCTCTCTTCGCCGTCACGGCAACACTCAGCGCACAGGCTATCCAGGTCAACAAGGACAACCGCACCATCGCCATCACGGCCACCGATACCGCCTTCGCCATGGCCGATCAGGCCGTCGTGCAGATCGGATATCAGGATTACGGCACCGACGAACAGTCTGCCTACGCCGCCGGTTCCCAGCGCTCCAATGCCATCATCGCTGCACTCGACAAGGCCCATATTCCCAAGGACGACGTCGAAAGCGAAGACCAGCAACTCCAGCCGCTGAGCGAGTACGACATCAAGAACCTCAAGGCTGAGCAGAAAAACTACCGCTTCCGCATCACGCAATCGTGGTCGGTCAAGACTTCTCCAGAAGAGGCCGCACGCATCCTCGATCTCGCCGTCAAAGCCGGGGCTAATTCCAGCGGCTCCATTGGCTGGCAGATGAAGGATACTAGCCAGCTCGAAGCCTCCGCCGCGGAAAAGGCCATTGCCCACGCGCAGCGTATCGCAGCACAGATGGCCCATGGCCTCAATATCCATCTTGGCCCGCTCGTCTATGCCAGCAACCAAATCCAGGAAGTCGTCCGTACTGTCCCCATGATGATGTCGGCTATGGGACGGTCCATGAAAGTCTCGGAACCACTCGCCATCCGTTCGCGCAAAGTATCGCAGTCCGCTACTGTCTACGCAGTCTTCGCAATCGAATAA
- a CDS encoding VWA domain-containing protein: MRRTFALFFLALGIPCVAQQPAAPSVPASAAQVPPLRKREPDLRVSARLVYLDVVVTDHSGQPVPDLKVSDFKLTEDRANQRITSFTEHVPATAKLAPNPLPPNTFMNTPADLQDTSRTVLLFDTVNTPITAQMYARTQILKYLDARPANAPIAVFLLDTQLHLLHGFNDDPSDLQSGKLGKKLQPRQSMFLNSGGGSMPGERQVRAQFREDALRNSFRSLATYLSAFPGRKNLIWLTSDVPVGQNYGFDPANFDLFNTFTADMNGLANDLNLGRVAIYPIDARGLTVDSGFDASHSGPPALNSGRQTFQLQRNMLLDDFARRTGGKAFYNTNGISQAIDEVETNGGRYYTLTYAPTNPNWRGEMRRIDLQVDKPGYSLNYRRNYLARTSNPPPPSSKPDPKAPPVAPPDALHSAMALGAIAPFDIRFRVQTSLDPKPVDRKTLAADPGTHLKGKWQKESARIYTLHYEIDTRNLQLAVTPDGHRTGSLQVLATIYDDLGQLANSAVANLNLNFTSAEYERLQKVPLSLDQKIAVPIKSNFFLRLGVHDVPSDRIGALQVSVDAIGSPAP, from the coding sequence ATGCGTCGAACCTTCGCTCTGTTCTTTCTCGCTTTAGGCATCCCCTGTGTCGCCCAGCAACCTGCCGCTCCTTCGGTGCCGGCCTCCGCTGCTCAAGTGCCTCCCCTGCGCAAGAGGGAGCCCGACCTCCGCGTCAGCGCCCGTCTCGTTTACCTCGACGTCGTCGTCACCGACCACTCCGGCCAGCCCGTTCCCGATCTGAAAGTCTCCGACTTCAAACTCACCGAAGACCGCGCCAACCAACGCATCACCTCGTTCACCGAACACGTCCCTGCCACCGCGAAGCTCGCGCCCAACCCGCTGCCGCCTAACACGTTCATGAACACCCCTGCGGACCTGCAGGACACCTCCCGGACGGTTCTCCTCTTCGACACCGTCAACACTCCGATCACCGCGCAAATGTATGCGCGCACCCAGATCCTCAAGTATCTCGATGCGCGTCCCGCCAACGCCCCCATCGCTGTGTTTCTCCTGGATACCCAGCTCCACCTTCTGCACGGGTTCAACGACGATCCCAGCGATCTCCAATCCGGCAAGCTCGGGAAAAAGCTCCAGCCGCGTCAGTCCATGTTTCTCAACTCCGGCGGTGGTTCCATGCCCGGTGAGAGACAGGTGCGCGCCCAGTTTCGCGAAGATGCTCTACGTAACTCCTTCCGCTCCCTGGCCACGTATCTCTCCGCGTTTCCCGGACGCAAGAACCTCATCTGGCTTACCTCGGATGTTCCTGTCGGCCAGAACTACGGCTTCGATCCCGCCAACTTTGATCTCTTCAATACCTTCACGGCGGATATGAATGGCCTTGCCAACGACCTTAACCTCGGACGCGTTGCGATCTATCCCATCGACGCACGCGGTCTCACCGTAGACTCTGGCTTCGACGCCTCCCACAGTGGTCCGCCTGCACTTAACTCGGGGCGGCAGACATTCCAGTTGCAGCGCAATATGCTCCTTGACGATTTTGCGCGGCGCACCGGCGGCAAGGCTTTTTACAACACCAACGGCATCTCTCAGGCCATCGACGAAGTCGAAACCAATGGCGGGCGCTACTACACGCTCACCTACGCTCCCACCAATCCGAACTGGCGCGGAGAGATGCGCCGCATCGATTTGCAGGTCGATAAGCCCGGTTACTCCCTGAACTATCGCCGCAACTACCTTGCCCGAACCAGTAACCCACCACCTCCAAGCTCTAAGCCCGATCCAAAGGCGCCGCCAGTCGCTCCACCGGATGCCCTGCACAGTGCGATGGCCCTTGGTGCCATTGCGCCCTTCGATATCCGGTTCCGCGTGCAGACGTCGCTCGATCCCAAGCCGGTGGACCGCAAGACGCTCGCCGCCGATCCCGGCACGCATCTCAAGGGCAAATGGCAGAAGGAGTCCGCGCGCATCTACACCCTTCACTACGAGATCGATACCCGCAACCTCCAACTCGCGGTGACACCCGACGGTCACCGTACCGGCAGTCTGCAGGTCCTGGCGACGATCTATGACGATCTGGGACAGCTTGCCAACTCCGCCGTAGCCAATCTCAATCTCAACTTCACCTCGGCGGAGTATGAACGCCTGCAGAAGGTGCCACTCTCTCTGGACCAAAAGATCGCCGTCCCGATTAAATCGAACTTTTTTCTCCGTCTGGGCGTCCACGACGTCCCTTCAGACCGCATTGGAGCGCTCCAGGTCTCCGTCGACGCAATCGGCAGCCCCGCTCCTTAG
- the moaA gene encoding GTP 3',8-cyclase MoaA has product MPFDIPVAEFGRDLLPSLVQDRLRDSHGRAITDLRVSITDRCNYRCVYCREGEDNVHFDELSIQDYLRMIEVFVSLGIEKIRLTGGEPLLRAGLVKMVRELAAMRPVFTDEPLDIALTTNGHLLAGMAVDLKAAGLSRITVSMDAVDPETFTRITRVPRSFEKVLAGIRAAKAAGLSPVKVNCVLMRGFNEDQIEAFGEFARREGVILRFIEFMPLEEGRVWSKDVVVREAEIVERLSRVLPLVPLPPNHLSETARRYGFADGEGEIGIIAPVSRPFCGHCSRVRLTSDGKIRTCLFSQTDHDLAGVMLRGGTDEEMAAYIRRTIEQKEARHHIGEPGFEKPSRSMVHIGG; this is encoded by the coding sequence ATGCCTTTCGATATACCAGTCGCCGAGTTTGGACGGGATTTGCTCCCGTCGCTGGTCCAGGACAGGCTCAGGGACAGCCATGGACGCGCGATCACGGACCTGCGGGTTTCAATTACGGATCGCTGTAATTACAGATGTGTCTACTGCCGCGAAGGCGAAGATAACGTTCATTTTGATGAGTTGAGCATTCAGGACTACCTGCGCATGATCGAGGTATTCGTCTCCCTGGGTATTGAAAAGATTCGACTTACCGGTGGGGAGCCACTTCTGCGCGCGGGTCTGGTGAAGATGGTGCGTGAACTTGCTGCGATGCGCCCGGTCTTCACGGACGAGCCTCTGGATATCGCTCTCACCACGAACGGACACCTGCTCGCGGGTATGGCGGTCGATCTGAAGGCGGCCGGTCTGAGCCGGATCACGGTGAGCATGGACGCCGTAGACCCGGAAACTTTTACGCGCATCACGCGGGTCCCGCGTTCGTTTGAGAAGGTTCTCGCTGGAATTCGGGCAGCCAAGGCCGCCGGGCTGTCCCCGGTCAAGGTGAATTGTGTCTTGATGCGGGGCTTTAATGAGGACCAGATTGAGGCCTTTGGGGAGTTTGCCCGCAGAGAAGGCGTCATTCTGCGCTTTATTGAATTCATGCCGTTGGAAGAGGGGCGCGTCTGGTCCAAAGATGTCGTCGTGCGCGAGGCGGAGATCGTAGAACGGTTGAGCCGTGTTCTTCCCTTGGTTCCTTTGCCTCCGAACCATCTAAGCGAGACAGCGCGGCGTTATGGATTTGCCGATGGCGAAGGCGAGATCGGAATTATCGCTCCGGTGTCGCGTCCGTTCTGCGGACACTGCAGCCGTGTGCGTCTGACCTCCGACGGCAAGATCCGTACCTGCCTTTTTTCTCAGACAGATCACGACTTGGCGGGGGTAATGTTACGTGGTGGAACTGACGAAGAGATGGCAGCGTACATCCGTCGTACCATCGAGCAAAAGGAAGCTCGCCATCACATCGGCGAGCCTGGGTTTGAAAAACCTTCACGCAGTATGGTGCACATCGGCGGCTAG